A region from the Vicia villosa cultivar HV-30 ecotype Madison, WI linkage group LG3, Vvil1.0, whole genome shotgun sequence genome encodes:
- the LOC131659374 gene encoding uncharacterized protein LOC131659374, whose protein sequence is MFIETRQSRKGKQLDEETSSVISKLQESVQNSTESETFNSLFGKEKSGRVRCYGRTITPTILKRKEEILVIKRQHNDEVAGMKREMDGMKALFKTMMKQQNPHMSDEKISNLMASAMGCSISSTAAPADPHSSASTHIPHCEQGGEEADCDEDMEEACDEHEDVEEVCAEDVDEDVEEDVEEEQGDDQEE, encoded by the exons ATGTTCATTGAGACTCGACAAAGTCGAAAAGGAAAACAGCTAGATGAGGAAACTTCAAGTGTAATT tctaagcttcaagaatcagtTCAGAATTCAACTGAATCTGAGACATTTAACTCCTTGTTTGGGAAAGAAAAATCTGGACGAGTTCGTTGCTATGGAAGAACAATAACACCTACCATtcttaaaagaaaagaagaaattctGGTTATTAAAAGGCAGCATAATGATGAAGTGGCTGGCATGAAGAGGGAGATGGATGGTATGAAGGCGCTATTTAAGACAATGATGAAGCAACAAAACCCACATATGAGCGACGAGAAGATCTCTAATTTGATGGCAAGTGCTATGGGTTGTTCCATTAGTTCTACTGCTGCTCCTGCTGATCCACATTCGTCTGCATCAACTCATATTCCGCATTGCGAACAG GGTGGAGAGGAAGCAGATTGTGATGAAGATATGGAAGAAGCTtgtgatgaacatgaagatgtggaagaagtTTGTGCTGAAGATGTTgatgaagatgttgaagaagatgtggaagaagagCAAGGAGATGATCAAGAAGAATAG